From the Calonectris borealis chromosome 4, bCalBor7.hap1.2, whole genome shotgun sequence genome, one window contains:
- the MAB21L2 gene encoding protein mab-21-like 2: MIAAQAKLVYQLNKYYTERCQARKAAIAKTIREVCKVVSDVLKEVEVQEPRFISSLSEIDARYEGLEVISPTEFEVVLYLNQMGVFNFVDDGSLPGCAVLKLSDGRKRSMSLWVEFITASGYLSARKIRSRFQTLVAQAVDKCSYRDVVKMIADTSEVKLRIRERYVVQITPAFKCTGIWPRSAAQWPMPHIPWPGPNRVAEVKAEGFNLLSKECYSLTGKQSSAESDAWVLQFGEAENRLLMGGCRNKCLSVLKTLRDRHLELPGQPLNNYHMKTLLLYECEKHPRETDWDEACLGDRLNGILLQLISCLQCRRCPHYFLPNLDLFQGKPHSALESAAKQTWRLAREILTNPKSLDKL, translated from the coding sequence ATGATCGCCGCGCAGGCCAAGCTGGTCTACCAGCTCAACAAATACTACACGGAGCGCTGCCAGGCCCGCAAGGCGGCCATCGCCAAGACCATCCGGGAGGTGTGCAAGGTCGTGTCGGACGTGCTGAAGGAGGTGGAGGTGCAGGAGCCGCGCTTCATCAGCTCCCTGAGCGAGATCGACGCCCGCTACGAGGGGCTGGAGGTGATCTCGCCCACCGAGTTCGAGGTGGTGCTCTACCTCAACCAGATGGGCGTCTTCAACTTCGTGGACGACGGCTCCCTGCCGGGCTGCGCCGTGCTCAAGCTGAGCGACGGCCGCAAGCGCAGCATGTCCCTCTGGGTGGAGTTCATCACCGCCTCGGGCTACCTGTCCGCCCGCAAGATCCGCTCCCGCTTCCAGACGCTGGTGGCCCAGGCCGTGGACAAGTGCAGCTACCGGGACGTGGTGAAGATGATCGCGGACACCAGCGAGGTGAAGCTCCGCATCCGGGAGCGGTACGTGGTGCAGATCACGCCCGCCTTCAAGTGCACCGGGATCTGGCCCCGCAGCGCGGCGCAGTGGCCCATGCCCCACATCCCCTGGCCCGGTCCCAACCGGGTGGCGGAGGTGAAGGCAGAGGGCTTCAACCTGCTCTCCAAGGAGTGCTACTCGCTGACGGGCAAGCAGAGCTCGGCCGAGAGCGACGCCTGGGTGCTGCAGTTCGGCGAGGCCGAGAACCGGCTGCTGATGGGCGGCTGCAGGAACAAGTGCCTCTCGGTGCTGAAGACGCTGCGCGACCGGCACCTGGAGCTGCCCGGACAGCCCCTCAACAACTACCACATGAAGACGCTGCTGCTGTACGAGTGCGAGAAGCACCCGCGGGAGACCGACTGGGACGAGGCGTGCCTGGGCGACCGGCTCAACGGCATCCTCCTGCAGCTCATCTCCTGCCTGCAGTGCCGGCGCTGCCCCCACTACTTCCTGCCCAACCTAGACCTCTTTCAGGGCAAACCCCACTCGGCCCTGGAAAGCGCTGCCAAACAGACCTGGAGGCTAGCCAGAGAAATCCTCACCAATCCCAAAAGCCTCGACAAGCTATAG